Part of the Rothia mucilaginosa genome, GGAGGCTCTGCCGCACCTGGAGCGCACGAATACTAAGCTGAACGTGCATACGAGCCATGAGAGCATCATGGTTGATATGGACCGCGTGCGTATTGAGCGTGTGCTCCGTAACCTGCTGTACAACGCGATTGAGCACGGCGAGTCCCGCCCGATTGATGTGTACGTGGGTGCGAATGCCACGAACCTGGGTGTTGCGGTGCGTGACCACGGTATCGGTCTGTCTGAGGATGAGGCTGTTCAGGTGTTCAACCGTTTCTGGCGTGCTGATACTTCCCGTAAGCGCACCCTGGGCGGTACGGGCCTGGGTCTGTCGATTGCTGCTGAGGATGTGCGTCTGCACGGCGGCACGATTGAGGCGTGGGGCGAGAAGGGCCGCGGTGCCTGCTTCACGATGAACCTGCCGCTGATTCACGGTGCGCCTTTGGGTGAGTCGCCGGTTCTTGTGACGGGTGAGCCTGAGGCAATCTCGCATCGTTCGGCGACTGCGAAGGATACGCTGCCCAATATTGCTCCTCGTGTGAACATTGAGGACGAGCTCTAAGGGGTTCGGGCGGGGAGAGGCTTACGCTTCTGCCGTATATGGGTGTGTTGGTGTTGCTCGGCTGTATTTACGCTTATCCTTGCGTATTTGCACTGTTTACCCAGTACAATCAATGCAGGTATATTTTCACGGTGTTGCTATTTCACTGTGGTTATCTTTTCACCGCGCTGCGATGGCCTGCAGCGTTAGCAGGTGATGGTTTGTCTTTGTTCGTAGAGGAAGGTTAAGACCTCCATGTCTCACAGGGCTATTGTTTCTCGACGCGCCGTGCTGTCTTGGGGTGCGGTGTCTTTGGCGACGCTCGTGAGCTCTTGCGCGGGTCTTCCCTCAAACAATCGAGTGACTCAGCACAGTAGCGGTCTGGAAGTGAAGAGTGTTAATACTTCTCCGGCGCGTGCGCCGGGTCCGCTGGCGGGTGCTACTCCCGAGGCGATTATTGAGGGCTTCGTGCGTGCTGGTGTGGATAGCATTGAGAATTATGCGGTGGCGCGCCAGTATTTGAGTTCTTCTTTTGCAGGCCGTTGGAATCCTATGGGTACGACTCGTGTGTACCGTAATACGGTGCAGCCTCGTAGCGACGATAGCGGAACTGCTGAGGGGATGTACCATGTGCGTTTCCAGCAGACGGCGACTGTGAATAGTCAGGGTATTACGAGCACCTTCCCGGAGGCTCAGACTGAGACTCAGGATTTCACCATGGTTATGGAAGATAACCAGTGGCGTATTAGCTCCTGCCCGGATGGTCTGTGGCTGGATGGTGCCGAGTTTGAGCGCGTGTTTAGCCCGTGCCGCCTGTACTTCTACGATCGTGCGTTCCGTTATGCTGTGCCTGATATCCGCTGGTTCCCGCATACGGACCGTTACTTTGAGCTGCTGGTGCGTACCCTCATGATTGGTCCTGCATCCTACTTGAAGGATGTTGCGTTCTCGGCGTTGAATGAGTCGATGAGCCTTGAGACCGCTAACATGAGCGATAACCAGGATGTGCTGGTTCGCCTCTCGGGTGAGCACCTGGACGATAACCGTTTGGCGCGTGTGCGTGAGCAGATTATGCACGGCTTGGAGAACTTCTCGGGTCTGGGCAAGACTGAGGTTTTCTATAACGGCACTCTGATTCCTGAGAACGCGCCGAGCGGCTTTTCTGCGGTGAAGCTGAACCCGGGTGTTCCTGCCCGCACGGTTGCTATTAATTCGAACGGCCAGATGGTGGCGCGCGATGACTATATGAGCAATGCGGGTGAGCAATTGCTTCTGCGTGGCGTGACCCAGTTGAGTTCCCCGGCGATGGGCTATTCGGCGGATGTTTACGCCTGCTTGGCGAACGATGCCGCGAGCCTGTACACGGTGTATCAGGGCACTGCCCGCCGCGTGTGGCAGAGTACCGCTCTGACTGCTCCCAGTTTTGATGCGTATGGCTGGGTGTGGGCAGCCGATGGTGAGGGTATTGTTCGTGCCTTCAAACCGGATTCTGAGGATGCAACCGAGCGTGAGCGCGGTGTTGATATTGGTCTGTCCTGGCAGCGTAATTTGAGCTTTACGAGCGTGAACGTTTCACACGATGGTGCCCGCATGGCGATTGTGGCCTCTACTGAGGGTGCGTCGGCTGTGATTATTTCCGGTATTGTGCGTGATGATGCCGGTAAGCCTCTGCGTCTGACGGAGATGGTGCGTCTGAGCTCTTCTGTGACTCCGCGTAATGCCCGTTGGGCTGGCGACCAGAGCGTCGTGGTGGTGAACGTGAAGAATGGTGAGTCTGAGGTGATTTCCCTCAGCGGTGAAGAGACGAAGCTGGACCGTTTGGATGGTGTGATGACCATTTCGACGGCGGATAATACGTCGAATATTATTGCTCACCGTTCTGACGGTTCGTGCTACCTGATGGAGGAGCGCGGCTGGATTCGCCTGGACACGACCCTGCACGAGATTAGTTACGCCGGTTAGCCTCGGGTAGGCGCGAGCGAGGAAAGGGTGCTTTCGGTGAGTTCAGTACAGCGTGGTTTGAACGATTCCGTGAATGGGTCCTGGAGCAAGTCTCTGACCGGGCTTGCGGGCGCTCTCAAGAGTGCCGGCGGGTCTTTGGGGGAGGTGCTGATGCCGCGTACTTGCCCGTGCTGTGCGGTGCCGGTCGCCTATGGGGCAGGCTCGCCACTGTGTGAGGCTTGCTTGCCGCAGTTGCGTTCGGCGTTGGCTAAGGTGGAGCGAGTATATGCTCTGCAACCTCTTGATGGCGCGGCTGCTCCCGAGGTGCGTGCGGCATCCCGTTATGAGGGGATCATGCCGCGTGCCCTGTTGGCGTTGAAGAATGCGGGCCGTACCGACCTGCTGCCCCTGTTGGGAGAGGGTTTGGCGCGTAGCGTGTACGAGCTTCTTCGGGCGCATCGGGTTGAGCTTCAGAGCGTACCGGGGTCTTCTATCTCTTCTGTGGGCACCTCCGCCGCACCGGTTGAGGTTCTGCTGATTCCGGCGCCGTCCTCTGCCCAGAGCGTGCGCCGCCGCGGCTATGCGCCGGCGAATCTTTTGGTGCAGGAGGCGGCGCGTCAGCTTAATAAGCGTCTGCCTGCCTCGGTGCGGGTGCGCGCTGTGGACGTTATCGGGTACGTTCCTCGCGGTCGGCGGGGGAGCGGCGCCTCCCTATCTTCTCGTGTGGGTGCTTTTCTCCTTAGCGCCTCTGAGACAAAGAATGAGCAGAAGAGCCTGGGCGCTGTGGGGCGTGCCGAGCGGATGCACGGTGCCTTGCGCGTCATGGAGCCTGCCCTGTGCACGGGTCGGGTGAGCGTTATTTGTGATGATGTGGTGACCACCGGTGCGACCGCCTCTGAGATGGTGCGTGTGCTACAGGAATCCGGTTCGCGGGTGCTGGGCGTGTGTGCTGTGGCGGCGGTACCGAAAAAGGCTCAGACATAGCGTTTCTTGTAGTTAGTTGCAAGAGATACACGATTTTTGGCGAATAAAGTTCGCAGACGGACGAATAGCTATTATTTAGGCTAAATATTTGTCATATCTAGTGATATGAAACATGTTTCGTACTAGAATATAGACAAGGGAACGGCATTGGAGTCGAACCCCCGTACCGGGTCCAGCCGGACGCGGTATAAGCCCCCAACCTGGAGGGAATGATCGTGGAAGTCAACATCTACGGCCGCAATATCAAGGTCACCGAACGCCTGGAAGAGTACGTGAGCGAGAAGGTTCAGAAGTTCGCTCAGCTCGGCGATAACGTGAAGGACATCGACGTCAAGTTCAGCAAGGACGGTCACCTGGGTGGCGAGTCCATCCGCGTTGAGATTACCGTTGTTGGTACTGGTCCTGTCCTCCGTTCCGAAGCCCAGGGTCACGACAAGTTCGCGGTCTTCGATGAAACCTACGGCAAGCTCCTGGAGCGTCTGCGCCGTGCACGTGACCGCCGCAAGCTGCACAAGCGCGGTGGCAAGCACCCCGTCTCCGTGGCGGACGCTACCGGATCGATTCCCGTGGTTACCGAAGCAATTACCGAGATTCTGTTGCCGGATGTTCCGGTGGAAGAAGCAGCATTCGACAACAGCGAGGTCACCCTCGCCGACGAGGCCGCATCTCCCATCGAGATTCGCCACAAGAGCTTCAAGGGTGAGCGTCTGACTCCCGCAGAAGCTGTTGACCGTATGGAACTGGTCGGCCACGACTTCTACCTGTACATTGACAGCGAGACCGGCGCACCGGCTGCGGCATACCGTCGTAAGGGCTGGAGCTACGGCATCATTACTCTGGACAACGAGTAAAAACTAACGTACCTGCTGGATGCTGAGGCGTAAGGCTCTTTAGGGGTCGTACTCAGCGAGTAGGCTCAAGACCCGGGCGGTCTGGGAATACACACCGTGTTTCTCCAGGCCCCCGGGTTTTTCTTTGCCCTCCACACATCTGTTCCTTTAGACGGATGGATCGGCTCTGCCTCAACCGGAGGGTGAAAGATTCGAGTGTCACCAAATGTCACCTCGTGGGCGCAGAGCGTAAAAAAGAGCTCGGACGGGCGAATTAGGCGGCTCTGCCATACAATATGTAGGAAGGCCTCACAGCGCGCACTTGGTGAGGGTACCGAAACAAGCAAGGAGTAGAAGCTCAGTGGCATCTTTCTTGGAGAAAATCCTCCGAACCGGCGATAAGAGGGTTCTGCGACAGCTCGAAGCGTACACTAAGGCGGTGAACTCGCTCGAGGACAGCTTCGCATCGATGACCGATGAGGAACTGCGAGCAGAGACCGACAAGTTCCGCGAGCGCGTCAAGGACGGCGAATCCCTCGACATTATGCTGCCGGAGGCCTTTGCGGTGGTCCGTGAAGCATCCAAGCGTACCCTGGGCAAGCGCCACTACGACGTGCAGCTCATGGGTGGTGCAGCGCTGCACCTGGGCAACATTGCCGAAATGAAGACCGGTGAGGGTAAGACCCTCGTTGCGACCCTGCCCGCGTACCTGAACGCGCTCAGCGGCAAGGGCGTGCACATTGTGACCGTGAACGACTACCTGGCTGAGTACCAGGCGAACCTCATGGGTCGCGTGTTCCGCTTCCTCGGCATGGAGTGCGGCGTGATTCTGTCATCCATGGAGCCTGACGAGCGTCGTAAGCAGTACGCCGCAGACATCACTTACGGTACGAACAACGAGTTCGGCTTCGACTATCTGCGTGACAACATGGCGTGGACCGTGGAGGAGCAGGTTCAACGCGGCCACAACTTCGCCATTATCGATGAGGTGGACTCCATCCTGATTGATGAGGCGCGTACCCCTCTGATTATTTCCGGCCCCGCAGCCGGTGAGGCAAACCGCTGGTATGCAGAGTTCGCGCGCATTGCCGCAACCCTGCTCAAGCGCGGTGAAGACTACGAAGTAGACGAGAAGAAGCGCACCGTCGGCATCCTCGAATCCGGCATTGACAAGGTGGAAGACCACCTGGGTGTGAAGAACCTCTACGAATCCAAGAACACCCCGCTCATTGGCTTCCTGAACAACTCTATTAAGGCGAAGGAGCTGTTCACCAACAACAAGGACTACGTGGTCGTTGACGGCGAAGTCCTGATTGTTGACGAGCACACCGGTCGTATTCTGCCGGGCCGCCGCTACAACGACGGCATCCACCAGGCGATTGAGGCGAAGGAAGGCGTCGAAATCAAGCCTGAGAACCAGACCATGGCGACCGTGACTCTGCAGAACTACTTCCGCATGTACGACAAGCTGTCCGGTATGACCGGTACCGCGGAAACCGAAGCGGCAGAGTTCATGAACACCTACGAGCTCGGCGTGGTGCCCATCCCCACCAACAAGGGTGTGCAGCGCATCGACAACCCCGATAAGGTGTACCGCGACGAAATCGCCAAGTTCAAGGCGGTCGTCAAGGACATTAAGGAACGCCACGAAAAGGGCCAGCCGATCCTGGTGGGTACCGCAAGCGTGGAGAACTCCGAATACCTTTCCCGCCAGCTGGCGAAGGCAGGCGTGCGCCACGAGGTGCTGAACGCAAAGAACAACGAGCGTGAGGCTGCTATTGTTGCGCAGGCGGGCCGTAAGGGCGCCGTCACCGTGGCAACCAACATGGCTGGTCGCGGTACCGACATTATGCTCGGCGGTAACCCCGAATTTGAGGCCGTCGAGAAGATGCGTGAGCTCGGCCTGGACCCGAACACCAACTCCGAGGCGTACGAGGCACGTTGGCCCGAGGTCCTGAAGGCCTGCGAAGACGCCGCTAAAGAAGAGCACGATGAAGTCACCAAGCTCGGTGGCCTGTACGTGCTCGGCACTGAGCGTCACGAGTCCCGCCGTATCGACAACCAGCTGCGCGGTCGTTCCGGCCGTCAGGGTGACCCGGGTGAGTCCCGCTTCTACCTGTCGCTGACCGACGAACTGATGCGCCTGTTCAACACCGGCATGGCAACCCGCCTCATGGCGGCAGCCCCCGAGGACTCCGCATTGGACTCCAAGATCGTCAGCCGCGCTATCGCTACCGCCCAGTCAAACGTTGAAGGCCGTAACGCTGAACAGCGTAAGAACGTGCTCAAGTATGACGACGTGCTCAACCGCCAGCGCGAAGCGATCTACAAGGACCGCGGCCGCATCCTGCACGGTGACGACCTGAAGGAACAGATTTCTGGCTTCGTGGACGAGGTGCTGACCACCATCATCGACGCGCGCGTCGCTGAAGGCCACGCCGAGGACTGGGACTTCGACGAGCTCTGGAGCGCCCTCAAGCAGGTGTACCCCATCTCCATCACCGTGGACGACCTCGCTGAAGACGCTGGAGACCGCACCAAGATTACTCGCGACCAGATCGTGAAGGAAGTCCTGGCGGACGCACACCTCATCTACGATGAGCGTGAAAAGAGCGTCGGCGAAGAGAGCATGCGCGAAATCGAACGCCGTGTCATGCTGTCCGTCATCGGCGAGCGCTGGCCCGAGCACCTGTACGAGATGGAATACCTCAAGGAAGGTATCGGTCTGCGTGCGATGGCTCAGCGTGACCCGCTGGTCGAGTACCAGCGTGAAGGCTACGACATGTACCAGTCGATGCTCGGCGCGATCCGTGAAGAGACCGTGACCTACCTGTTCAACCTTGACCTGTCCAAGCAGCGCACTCAGGCTTCTGCCGTGCGCCTGGCTGAGCCTTCGCGCCCGAAGTTCCTGCAGTACTCCGCCCCGGATGAGGACGGCCACGAGCAGGTTCACGTGGAACGCTCGAAGGACAAGTAGCCTCAGCGTAAAAGCTGAAATGCTATAGACCTAGCAGAGAGGGTGCGAATCCAACACTGGATTCGCACCCTCTCTGTTTGTCTGTGTGTTTTGTAGGGGAAGCCGGGGAAGCCTTAGTCTTCGTCCAAGCGGCTCTGCGGCTGCTCAATTGCGGTAATCAGCCACATGCCGTGAATCAGGCGCATCTGCATGGTCACCACGCGCACCTTATCCGCACAACGCAGTAGCGCCACCACCTCGTAGAGCTCCTCGTGTACCTTCTGCGCTCGCACCCGCAACAGAACCGGCGGAAGAGTCAACAGCATCTCCTTGCGCACCTGACGCGGGTTCTTCGGGAAGAATGGCAACAGACGGTGGAAACAATCCGCTGACACCCACTGCGCCAGCTGCTGACGCGAACGACGAGCCGACATGATCTCCAGGTAAGCAATCGCCACACCCGCGCAACGACCCTCCAACTGGCGAGCTAGCGCATCCGCCGGACGCAGCGGGCGGCCCCTCTTCACTACCTTCGGGCGCTGAGCCGAATGCTGCTCATAACGCGGCAGAGGAAGCAGCGAATAAACCGAGGGACTGTTGCGCCTCTGCACCAGAGTCATCGTGCCCTGCCCCTGCTCGGGGAGCGGAGCCACCTGCTCGGCAGCCACCGGCTGGGAGGCGCGTGCCGCCTGACGCTTCGAGTACGGGCTGGCAGACTGGTTGTCGCGGGAGGCAGGCTGATGCGGCGGGGTCCACGGGGAACGGGGGAGAAGGTTGGAGAAGCTCATGACGGCTCCTTTCGGTGCAGAGGCTTTCGGTGTAGGGGTATGTGAGGTGAGTTGAGCGAACGAAAGACTGTTGGGATGAGGTGGAATGGGGTGGAAGACGCGGGTGAGGTTAGTGAACGGGCTGTTCGGGGATCTGTAGAACCTGCCCCTCGTAGAGCAGCTCAGCGTTCTGACCCAGAGCGTCCTTGTTCGCCTCGTAAATGTCGAGGGTGTAGTCGTAAATGGTGGAGGCGTCGGTGCCTTCACCCAGCTGCTCGGCGGCAATCGACCAGAGCGTATCGCCCGCCTGAACCGTGTAAGAGTAGGTGCCCGCCTCGGTGCGGGGAGGAGAAAAGAAAGGGCTACGGTCCTGCAAGTAGCCTGCCGCCTCCGTGGGTTGAGGAGCCAGGGGGATATCGGGAACCTCGGCGGAGAGCGGCAGGAGAGCGGCGGACTGTGCCGGGTCGGTAGCGGAGAAAACCGTATCTGAGCTGGTGTCTGCCCCCACAGTACTCGTTGACTCTGCGGTCATGACCGCAGAGATAGTCGTCTGCGGCATGCCTTCCGTACTGGTCAGCCCGGCGTTGCTGGGCGTAACCACCGTAGCCTGTGCGGGAGCCAGAACCGCACCCACTCCAAGAGCCGTGCCACCGAGCGTCAGAACGATGCGGCGCATAAAGCGCGGACGGAAAATCGCCGGGACCTTCAGCACCGCGCGGTCAGCGTTGTGGCTCGAAACGCGCAAAGACCAAGCGTAGAAGAGCGCGTAGATAAAACTGATGAACCACCAGGCGGTAATGAGGATTGCCGCCGCGCCAGCGCAGAGCAACGAAGCGTCAGCAAGAGGGTGCGCCGAAGGGATGCGGTGCAGGTTCACGCTCAACGCGCCCAAGACCGCCGCCGAAAGCAGGGGAGGGGCGATGAAGAGCAGTGCGTCCTGATAGTTTGCCTTAGCACCGGACTCGGTTACAGAGTCGGCTACGGCTACCTCTGCACTGACGGTACGAGGCGCGGCTGCGGGGCGTGAAGCGACGGTGACAGGGCGTGAAGCGAAGGTTGCGGGAGCTGAGCCCGGAGTGGAAAGATGGTCCACAATGACCTCCAAATGGTGTATTTGATAGCTTTTGGTGTTTCTTCATTTATACAGGAGGTTGCGCCAAAAATGAAGCAAAACGCATCAAAATATATGAAAAACATGTAATTTGATAGAATTTGCTTCAAAAATCAGGCTCGAGAATCACCATCCGACCAGAAAACGTCCCGGTTCGTATCCGCACCCCTCCTCGGGTAGGGTCATAGTATGAGCATGGAAAAGTTCCTACGAGACATTGAGGCGCGCCTCGCCTCCGAACGCGCCTGGGATATGGAACAAGACGCCCGCCAAGTCGCCCGCGTCCACTATTCAACCATCACCCTCGACGACCGCCTCCTCGCACAAGTTGGCGGCCCCATCCGTATC contains:
- a CDS encoding Rv3235 family protein gives rise to the protein MSFSNLLPRSPWTPPHQPASRDNQSASPYSKRQAARASQPVAAEQVAPLPEQGQGTMTLVQRRNSPSVYSLLPLPRYEQHSAQRPKVVKRGRPLRPADALARQLEGRCAGVAIAYLEIMSARRSRQQLAQWVSADCFHRLLPFFPKNPRQVRKEMLLTLPPVLLRVRAQKVHEELYEVVALLRCADKVRVVTMQMRLIHGMWLITAIEQPQSRLDED
- the secA gene encoding preprotein translocase subunit SecA — protein: MASFLEKILRTGDKRVLRQLEAYTKAVNSLEDSFASMTDEELRAETDKFRERVKDGESLDIMLPEAFAVVREASKRTLGKRHYDVQLMGGAALHLGNIAEMKTGEGKTLVATLPAYLNALSGKGVHIVTVNDYLAEYQANLMGRVFRFLGMECGVILSSMEPDERRKQYAADITYGTNNEFGFDYLRDNMAWTVEEQVQRGHNFAIIDEVDSILIDEARTPLIISGPAAGEANRWYAEFARIAATLLKRGEDYEVDEKKRTVGILESGIDKVEDHLGVKNLYESKNTPLIGFLNNSIKAKELFTNNKDYVVVDGEVLIVDEHTGRILPGRRYNDGIHQAIEAKEGVEIKPENQTMATVTLQNYFRMYDKLSGMTGTAETEAAEFMNTYELGVVPIPTNKGVQRIDNPDKVYRDEIAKFKAVVKDIKERHEKGQPILVGTASVENSEYLSRQLAKAGVRHEVLNAKNNEREAAIVAQAGRKGAVTVATNMAGRGTDIMLGGNPEFEAVEKMRELGLDPNTNSEAYEARWPEVLKACEDAAKEEHDEVTKLGGLYVLGTERHESRRIDNQLRGRSGRQGDPGESRFYLSLTDELMRLFNTGMATRLMAAAPEDSALDSKIVSRAIATAQSNVEGRNAEQRKNVLKYDDVLNRQREAIYKDRGRILHGDDLKEQISGFVDEVLTTIIDARVAEGHAEDWDFDELWSALKQVYPISITVDDLAEDAGDRTKITRDQIVKEVLADAHLIYDEREKSVGEESMREIERRVMLSVIGERWPEHLYEMEYLKEGIGLRAMAQRDPLVEYQREGYDMYQSMLGAIREETVTYLFNLDLSKQRTQASAVRLAEPSRPKFLQYSAPDEDGHEQVHVERSKDK
- the hpf gene encoding ribosome hibernation-promoting factor, HPF/YfiA family translates to MIVEVNIYGRNIKVTERLEEYVSEKVQKFAQLGDNVKDIDVKFSKDGHLGGESIRVEITVVGTGPVLRSEAQGHDKFAVFDETYGKLLERLRRARDRRKLHKRGGKHPVSVADATGSIPVVTEAITEILLPDVPVEEAAFDNSEVTLADEAASPIEIRHKSFKGERLTPAEAVDRMELVGHDFYLYIDSETGAPAAAYRRKGWSYGIITLDNE
- a CDS encoding LysM peptidoglycan-binding domain-containing protein, which translates into the protein MDHLSTPGSAPATFASRPVTVASRPAAAPRTVSAEVAVADSVTESGAKANYQDALLFIAPPLLSAAVLGALSVNLHRIPSAHPLADASLLCAGAAAILITAWWFISFIYALFYAWSLRVSSHNADRAVLKVPAIFRPRFMRRIVLTLGGTALGVGAVLAPAQATVVTPSNAGLTSTEGMPQTTISAVMTAESTSTVGADTSSDTVFSATDPAQSAALLPLSAEVPDIPLAPQPTEAAGYLQDRSPFFSPPRTEAGTYSYTVQAGDTLWSIAAEQLGEGTDASTIYDYTLDIYEANKDALGQNAELLYEGQVLQIPEQPVH
- a CDS encoding LpqB family beta-propeller domain-containing protein — translated: MSHRAIVSRRAVLSWGAVSLATLVSSCAGLPSNNRVTQHSSGLEVKSVNTSPARAPGPLAGATPEAIIEGFVRAGVDSIENYAVARQYLSSSFAGRWNPMGTTRVYRNTVQPRSDDSGTAEGMYHVRFQQTATVNSQGITSTFPEAQTETQDFTMVMEDNQWRISSCPDGLWLDGAEFERVFSPCRLYFYDRAFRYAVPDIRWFPHTDRYFELLVRTLMIGPASYLKDVAFSALNESMSLETANMSDNQDVLVRLSGEHLDDNRLARVREQIMHGLENFSGLGKTEVFYNGTLIPENAPSGFSAVKLNPGVPARTVAINSNGQMVARDDYMSNAGEQLLLRGVTQLSSPAMGYSADVYACLANDAASLYTVYQGTARRVWQSTALTAPSFDAYGWVWAADGEGIVRAFKPDSEDATERERGVDIGLSWQRNLSFTSVNVSHDGARMAIVASTEGASAVIISGIVRDDAGKPLRLTEMVRLSSSVTPRNARWAGDQSVVVVNVKNGESEVISLSGEETKLDRLDGVMTISTADNTSNIIAHRSDGSCYLMEERGWIRLDTTLHEISYAG
- a CDS encoding ComF family protein encodes the protein MPQLRSALAKVERVYALQPLDGAAAPEVRAASRYEGIMPRALLALKNAGRTDLLPLLGEGLARSVYELLRAHRVELQSVPGSSISSVGTSAAPVEVLLIPAPSSAQSVRRRGYAPANLLVQEAARQLNKRLPASVRVRAVDVIGYVPRGRRGSGASLSSRVGAFLLSASETKNEQKSLGAVGRAERMHGALRVMEPALCTGRVSVICDDVVTTGATASEMVRVLQESGSRVLGVCAVAAVPKKAQT